The segment GACGGGCTGATACGCAGGCGCTCGCGCACCGGTACGCCTTTCTCTTCCAGCTTGATGATTTCACGCAGCAGGGCATCGGGAGCAACCACGACACCGTTGCCGATCAGGCATTGCACGCCTTCGCGCAACACGCCCGACGGAATCAGGTGCAATACGGTTTTTTCGCCGTCGATCACCAGCGTGTGGCCAGCGTTGTGGCCACCTTGGTAACGCACTACAGCGGCAGCATGTTCGGTCAGCAGATCAACGATCTTGCCTTTGCCCTCATCACCCCATTGGGTGCCCAGGACTACGACATTCTTACCCATAACACTTGTCCTCATTCGCGCAAACTTGGTGCCGGCAGCCGCCGGCAGGAAAACTCAAGAAACCAGCGGCACTACTTGCCACAGGCCGTTCTGCTGAATCAATTGGCGGTCGCAGTCTGCCTCATGGGCCCCAGCCTGCTGTTGCCCAGGCAACGCCTGAACCACACGCTGACCTTCACTGCGAAGCTGGCAAACCTGCTGCCAGAGTGCCGCGTCTGTGCTGTCAGGCATCCAGATACCGCCAGACGGTAGCTCGACTTCAGCACGCCCCAGGGTCACCAGGGTTTTCAGATCGGTCGAGAAACCGGTAGCCGGACGGGCACGTCCGAAAACAGCACCGATATCGTCATAACGACCGCCCTGGGCGATGGAGTCCCCAACGCCCGGTACAAAGACCGCAAACACCACACCTGTGTGGTAGTGATAACCACGTAACTCACCCAGGTCAAAATACAGCGGCAACTGCGGGAAACGCACGGACAACCCCTCGGCAATCGCCACCAGGTCATCCAGAGCAGCCAGCACGGGGGCCGGAGCCTTTGCCAGACGCTCACGCGCAGCAACCAGCACGTCGCGGCCGCCACACAAACTAACCAATGCCTGAAGCATGCCTGCCAAATCAGCCGGCAAACCTTCGGTCAAGGCCGTTACTTCGTCGATCGCCTTGCGTTGCAGGGCGTCGAACAATTGTTGTTCCACTTCAACCGACAGGTTGGCCGCACGGGCCAGACCACGGTAAATACCAACATGCCCCAGGTCCATGTGCACATCCGGCACATCGGCCAGTTGCAGCATCGCCAGCATCAGGCTGATGACTTCAACGTCGCTGCTAGGGCTCGCATCGCCATACAACTCGGCACCCAACTGGATCGGGCTGCGCGAGGATGACAACGCACGCGGCTGCGCATGGAGCACGCTACCGGCGTAGCACAAACGGCTTGGGCCTTCGCGACGCAGGGTATGCGCATCGATGCGCGCCACTTGCGGCGTGATGTCGGCACGAAAACCCATCTGGCGACCCGTTTGCGGGTCAATAACCTTGAAGGTACGCAAGTCGAGATCCTGGCCAGCCCCCGTCAGCAGGGACTCCAGGTATTCGATATG is part of the Pseudomonas sp. ML2-2023-3 genome and harbors:
- a CDS encoding ATP phosphoribosyltransferase regulatory subunit, coding for MATVDRWLLPDGIEEVLPPEAARIEVARRQVLDLFQSWGYEFVVTPHIEYLESLLTGAGQDLDLRTFKVIDPQTGRQMGFRADITPQVARIDAHTLRREGPSRLCYAGSVLHAQPRALSSSRSPIQLGAELYGDASPSSDVEVISLMLAMLQLADVPDVHMDLGHVGIYRGLARAANLSVEVEQQLFDALQRKAIDEVTALTEGLPADLAGMLQALVSLCGGRDVLVAARERLAKAPAPVLAALDDLVAIAEGLSVRFPQLPLYFDLGELRGYHYHTGVVFAVFVPGVGDSIAQGGRYDDIGAVFGRARPATGFSTDLKTLVTLGRAEVELPSGGIWMPDSTDAALWQQVCQLRSEGQRVVQALPGQQQAGAHEADCDRQLIQQNGLWQVVPLVS